One window of the Populus trichocarpa isolate Nisqually-1 chromosome 9, P.trichocarpa_v4.1, whole genome shotgun sequence genome contains the following:
- the LOC7468607 gene encoding subtilisin-like protease SBT4.3 isoform X1 → MAGIFSSLSSYCILLVFIIVADLSLCTAQNDKQVYIVYMGSLPTGEYSPTSHHLSLLEEIVEGRSADGALVRSYNRSFNAFAARLSHAEVERISGLKEVVSVFPSRRSQLLTTRSWDFMGFPENVKRNPTVESNIIIGVIDSGIWPESESFADKGFGPPPAKWKGTCAGGKNFTCNNKIIGARVEFTSGAEATARDTEGHGSHTASTAAGNTVSGANFYGLAQGNARGAVPSARIAVYMACEEFCDDHKILAAFDDAIADGVDIITISIAKDVPFPYENDTIAIGAFHAMEKGILTVQAAGNSGPDPFTVSSHAPWIISVAASSTDRRIIDKTVLGNGQTFVGSSVNSFALNGTKIPLIYGKAVTSNCTEDDAWSCFNNCMNSSLVKGKIVICDMTDASVTDEAFRARALGSIMLNDTFEDVSNVVPLPASSLNPHDSDLVMSYLKSTKNPQATILKSEITEHNTAPVVASFSSRGPNNIVPEILKPDISAPGVEILAAYSPVASPSVNADDKRSVKYNVVSGTSMSCPHVAGAAAYVKSFHPNWSPSAITSALMTTALPMNTAKHADAEFGYGAGHINPIKAVDPGLVYEATRDDYIRMLCSMNNTLFSKCPQHIEGSPKDLNYPSMAVRVEENRAFTVKFPRTVRNVGLAKSSYKSNITTGSQINVMVEPSILSLKSVDERQSFVVTVAGKGLPANSMVSSSLVWNDGTHSVRSPIVVYTIKPSN, encoded by the exons ATGGCTGGAATCTTCAGTTCTCTGTCTTCATACTGCATCCTGTTGGTTTTCATTATTGTTGCTGACCTTAGTTTATGCACTGCTCAAAATGATAAGCAG GTCTATATTGTGTACATGGGCTCGCTTCCTACGGGTGAATACTCACCCACTTCTCACCACCTCAGTCTTCTTGAAGAAATTGTCGAAGGAAG ATCTGCGGATGGTGCGCTAGTTAGAAGCTATAATAGGAGTTTCAATGCATTTGCAGCCAGACTCAGTCATGCGGAGGTAGAGAGAATCTCTG GCCTGAAGGAAGTGGTGTCTGTATTCCCTAGTAGAAGATCTCAACTTCTGACGACAAGATCATGGGACTTCATGGGGTTTCCTGAAAATGTGAAAAGGAACCCCACAGTAGAAAGTAATATAATAATTGGGGTTATTGACTCAGGAATCTGGCCTGAGTCAGAGAGTTTTGCTGATAAAGGTTTTGGTCCTCCTCCTGCAAAATGGAAGGGAACTTGTGCTGGTGGCAAGAATTTTACTTGCAACAA TAAGATCATTGGAGCTCGAGTTGAATTCACTTCAGGGGCTGAAGCTACCGCAAGGGACACTGAAGGCCATGGTAGCCACACAGCATCAACAGCAGCTGGCAACACAGTATCAGGCGCGAATTTTTACGGACTGGCTCAAGGAAATGCCAGAGGAGCGGTTCCATCAGCAAGGATTGCTGTTTACATGGCCTGTGAGGAGTTTTGTGATGACCATAAAATACTTGCTGCCTTTGATGATGCCATTGCTGATGGGGTTGACATAATCACAATTTCAATAGCGAAGGATGTCCCATTTCCATATGAAAACGATACTATTGCCATAGGGGCCTTTCATGCAATGGAGAAAGGGATACTCACTGTACAAGCAGCAGGAAACAGTGGTCCTGATCCATTTACTGTATCAAGCCATGCACCATGGATAATTTCAGTTGCAGCTAGCAGCACAGATCGTCGGATAATTGATAAGACAGTTTTAGGGAATGGACAGACCTTCGTT GGAAGCTCTGTTAATTCTTTTGCACTAAATGGAACAAAAATCCCTctgatttatggaaaagctgTCACGAGTAATTGCACCGAGGATGATGCTTG GTCTTgctttaataattgtatgaacaGTAGCTTAGTGAAGGGAAAGATTGTCATATGTGATATGACAGATGCATCAGTGACAGATGAAGCTTTTAGGGCCAGGGCCCTTGGCTCAATTATGTTGAATGACACATTTGAAGATGTTTCCAATGTAGTGCCCTTACCTGCATCTAGTTTGAACCCTCATGACAGCGATTTGGTGATGTCCTACTTGAAATCTACAAA AAATCCTCAAGCAACGATATTGAAAAGTGAAATTACAGAACATAATACGGCTCCTGTAGTTGCTTCCTTCTCATCACGCGGTCCAAATAACATTGTACCTGAGATTTTGAAG CCGGATATAAGCGCCCCAGGAGTAGAAATCTTGGCTGCGTATTCTCCAGTTGCTTCTCCATCAGTTAATGCTGATGATAAGAGGTCTGTGAAGTATAACGTAGTGTCTGGGACCTCCATGTCTTGTCCACATGTTGCTGGTGCTGCTGCTTATGTTAAATCATTTCATCCAAATTGGTCTCCTTCAGCCATCACATCTGCTCTAATGACCACTG CTTTGCCTATGAACACTGCCAAGCATGCAGATGCTGAATTTGGATATGGAGCAGGCCACATAAACCCGATAAAAGCTGTAGATCCTGGTTTAGTGTATGAAGCTACCAGAGACGATTATATAAGAATGCTGTGCAGTATGAATAATACTCTTTTCAGTAAATGTCCGCAGCACATTGAAGGATCTCCAAAGGATCTGAATTATCCTTCAATGGCAGTTCGAGTTGAAGAAAACAGGGCTTTCACAGTTAAATTTCCAAGAACAGTCAGAAATGTTGGACTCGCCAAGAGTTCATACAAATCAAACATCACAACAGGTTCTCAGATTAATGTTATGGTGGAGCCAAGCATTCTGTCGCTCAAGTCGGTGGATGAGAGGCAATCATTTGTTGTCACAGTGGCTGGGAAAGGATTGCCAGCAAATTCCATGGTATCTTCATCACTGGTTTGGAATGATGGCACGCATAGTGTGAGAAGTCCCATTGTGGTTTACACAATTAAACCTTCAAACTGA
- the LOC7468607 gene encoding subtilisin-like protease SBT4.3 isoform X2 has protein sequence MGSLPTGEYSPTSHHLSLLEEIVEGRSADGALVRSYNRSFNAFAARLSHAEVERISGLKEVVSVFPSRRSQLLTTRSWDFMGFPENVKRNPTVESNIIIGVIDSGIWPESESFADKGFGPPPAKWKGTCAGGKNFTCNNKIIGARVEFTSGAEATARDTEGHGSHTASTAAGNTVSGANFYGLAQGNARGAVPSARIAVYMACEEFCDDHKILAAFDDAIADGVDIITISIAKDVPFPYENDTIAIGAFHAMEKGILTVQAAGNSGPDPFTVSSHAPWIISVAASSTDRRIIDKTVLGNGQTFVGSSVNSFALNGTKIPLIYGKAVTSNCTEDDAWSCFNNCMNSSLVKGKIVICDMTDASVTDEAFRARALGSIMLNDTFEDVSNVVPLPASSLNPHDSDLVMSYLKSTKNPQATILKSEITEHNTAPVVASFSSRGPNNIVPEILKPDISAPGVEILAAYSPVASPSVNADDKRSVKYNVVSGTSMSCPHVAGAAAYVKSFHPNWSPSAITSALMTTALPMNTAKHADAEFGYGAGHINPIKAVDPGLVYEATRDDYIRMLCSMNNTLFSKCPQHIEGSPKDLNYPSMAVRVEENRAFTVKFPRTVRNVGLAKSSYKSNITTGSQINVMVEPSILSLKSVDERQSFVVTVAGKGLPANSMVSSSLVWNDGTHSVRSPIVVYTIKPSN, from the exons ATGGGCTCGCTTCCTACGGGTGAATACTCACCCACTTCTCACCACCTCAGTCTTCTTGAAGAAATTGTCGAAGGAAG ATCTGCGGATGGTGCGCTAGTTAGAAGCTATAATAGGAGTTTCAATGCATTTGCAGCCAGACTCAGTCATGCGGAGGTAGAGAGAATCTCTG GCCTGAAGGAAGTGGTGTCTGTATTCCCTAGTAGAAGATCTCAACTTCTGACGACAAGATCATGGGACTTCATGGGGTTTCCTGAAAATGTGAAAAGGAACCCCACAGTAGAAAGTAATATAATAATTGGGGTTATTGACTCAGGAATCTGGCCTGAGTCAGAGAGTTTTGCTGATAAAGGTTTTGGTCCTCCTCCTGCAAAATGGAAGGGAACTTGTGCTGGTGGCAAGAATTTTACTTGCAACAA TAAGATCATTGGAGCTCGAGTTGAATTCACTTCAGGGGCTGAAGCTACCGCAAGGGACACTGAAGGCCATGGTAGCCACACAGCATCAACAGCAGCTGGCAACACAGTATCAGGCGCGAATTTTTACGGACTGGCTCAAGGAAATGCCAGAGGAGCGGTTCCATCAGCAAGGATTGCTGTTTACATGGCCTGTGAGGAGTTTTGTGATGACCATAAAATACTTGCTGCCTTTGATGATGCCATTGCTGATGGGGTTGACATAATCACAATTTCAATAGCGAAGGATGTCCCATTTCCATATGAAAACGATACTATTGCCATAGGGGCCTTTCATGCAATGGAGAAAGGGATACTCACTGTACAAGCAGCAGGAAACAGTGGTCCTGATCCATTTACTGTATCAAGCCATGCACCATGGATAATTTCAGTTGCAGCTAGCAGCACAGATCGTCGGATAATTGATAAGACAGTTTTAGGGAATGGACAGACCTTCGTT GGAAGCTCTGTTAATTCTTTTGCACTAAATGGAACAAAAATCCCTctgatttatggaaaagctgTCACGAGTAATTGCACCGAGGATGATGCTTG GTCTTgctttaataattgtatgaacaGTAGCTTAGTGAAGGGAAAGATTGTCATATGTGATATGACAGATGCATCAGTGACAGATGAAGCTTTTAGGGCCAGGGCCCTTGGCTCAATTATGTTGAATGACACATTTGAAGATGTTTCCAATGTAGTGCCCTTACCTGCATCTAGTTTGAACCCTCATGACAGCGATTTGGTGATGTCCTACTTGAAATCTACAAA AAATCCTCAAGCAACGATATTGAAAAGTGAAATTACAGAACATAATACGGCTCCTGTAGTTGCTTCCTTCTCATCACGCGGTCCAAATAACATTGTACCTGAGATTTTGAAG CCGGATATAAGCGCCCCAGGAGTAGAAATCTTGGCTGCGTATTCTCCAGTTGCTTCTCCATCAGTTAATGCTGATGATAAGAGGTCTGTGAAGTATAACGTAGTGTCTGGGACCTCCATGTCTTGTCCACATGTTGCTGGTGCTGCTGCTTATGTTAAATCATTTCATCCAAATTGGTCTCCTTCAGCCATCACATCTGCTCTAATGACCACTG CTTTGCCTATGAACACTGCCAAGCATGCAGATGCTGAATTTGGATATGGAGCAGGCCACATAAACCCGATAAAAGCTGTAGATCCTGGTTTAGTGTATGAAGCTACCAGAGACGATTATATAAGAATGCTGTGCAGTATGAATAATACTCTTTTCAGTAAATGTCCGCAGCACATTGAAGGATCTCCAAAGGATCTGAATTATCCTTCAATGGCAGTTCGAGTTGAAGAAAACAGGGCTTTCACAGTTAAATTTCCAAGAACAGTCAGAAATGTTGGACTCGCCAAGAGTTCATACAAATCAAACATCACAACAGGTTCTCAGATTAATGTTATGGTGGAGCCAAGCATTCTGTCGCTCAAGTCGGTGGATGAGAGGCAATCATTTGTTGTCACAGTGGCTGGGAAAGGATTGCCAGCAAATTCCATGGTATCTTCATCACTGGTTTGGAATGATGGCACGCATAGTGTGAGAAGTCCCATTGTGGTTTACACAATTAAACCTTCAAACTGA